Proteins encoded together in one Larus michahellis chromosome 4, bLarMic1.1, whole genome shotgun sequence window:
- the MRPL16 gene encoding large ribosomal subunit protein uL16m: protein MWRWRFPRSLPPGGGAGGVTVPRAGLKKFVLPPDYSGITFPERTKLKFMEKVPAVPKVRREPRQLRDIRGPSHEATEFTQGQYGILAMGGGYLHWGHFEMIRLTIGRSMDPKTMFAIWRVPAPYKPVTRKSLGHRMGGGKGPIDHYVTAVKSGRLVVEVGGRCEFGEVKPFLTQVARKLPFPAIPISRDGLQQMRQEEEEKKLNNQNPWTFERVVTANMLGMRKYLSPYDLRLKGRYWGKFYLKHRV, encoded by the exons ATGTGGCGATGGCGGTTCCCGCGGTCGCTGCCGCCTGGAGGAG GTGCCGGTGGCGTCACCGTCCCCCGGGCGGGTCTCAAGAAGTTTGTGCTGCCCCCGGACTACAGTG GTATCACCTTTCCGGAGAGGACGAAGCTGAAGTTCATGGAGAAGGTGCCGGCGGTGCCCAAGGTCAGACGGGAGCCCCGGCAGCTGCGTGACATCCGCGGCCCGTCCCACGAAGCCACCGAATTCACCCAGGGACAGTACGGGATCCTG gctatggggggCGGGTACCTCCACTGGGGCCACTTCGAGATGATCCGCCTGACCATCGGCCGCAGCATGGACCCCAAAACCATGTTCGCCATCTGGCGCGTGCCGGCCCCCTACAAACCGGTGACGCGGAAGAGCCTGGGCCACCGCATGGGGGGCGGCAAGGGCCCCATCGACCACTACGTGACGGCGGTGAAGAGCGGGCGCCTGGTGGTGGAGGTGGGCGGGCGCTGCGAGTTTGGGGAGGTGAAACCCTTCCTCACCCAGGTGGCCAGGAAACTGCCCTTCCCCGCCATCCCCATCAGCCGCGACGGCCTCCAGCAGatgcggcaggaggaggaggagaagaagctCAACAACCAAAACCCCTGGACCTTCGAGCGCGTCGTCACCGCCAACATGCTGGGGATGCGCAAGTACCTCAGCCCCTACGACCTGCGGCTGAAGGGACGTTACTGGGGCAAATTCTACCTGAAACACAGGGTGTAA
- the CBLIF gene encoding cobalamin binding intrinsic factor, whose product MLGAALGIGVLLALVGGAATHSCVGPDKLVSELLERLEDSVDRNEPPNPSVLLAMNLAGATGDGTHKWLLQEIKEEAVKRAQKDMTSGQVALYVLALLSSCQDPHHTHALGQTVDLFHVLQKKTKEEMDRLEATGVPKTTLYSVSLDTLGLCLGGVSGYEDAATALAKEALSPASHLSVDTRAVAALALACTYHRTERQDLQHLLWEAVSVVTNGFLDEQEKRDGMMGNIYSMGLALQALGSTAMFYAPREWDCAQAFSVVYGHDYRQPMAIAQVLPALVGKSYLEAASLECTASSGMSPSLQSLKLVPIGVQKAHIQVHYSIINTLQGKHFHKSISVRVPAGSTLLRVLQAAEKKEPDVFSFQTEQTSWGPMVVSIHGLAANPEDRTYWQFLSGEDALQEGVGTYVPVDGEHIQAVFSTY is encoded by the exons ATGCTCGGCGCGGCTTTGGGCATCGGGGTCCTGCTGGCCCTGGTGGGCGGCGCGGCCACCCACAGCTGCG tTGGCCCCGACAAACTGGTCTCTGAGCTGCTCGAGCGCCTGGAGGACTCCGTCGACAGGAACGAGCCGCCAAACCCCAGTGTCCTGCTGGCCATGAACCTGGCGGGGGCCACCGGCGATGGCACCCACAAGTGGCTGCTCCAGGAGATAAAGGAGGAGGCCGTGAAGAGAGCCCAGAAGG ACATGACGTCGGGCCAGGTGGCTCTGTACGTGCTcgccctcctctcctcctgccaggaCCCCCATCACACTCACGCCTTGGGGCAGACCGTCGACCTGTTCCACGTCCTGCAGAAGAAAACCAAGGAGGAGATGGACCGCCTGG AGGCGACCGGCGTCCCCAAGACCACCCTGTACAGCGTGAGCCTGGACACCCTGGGCTTGTGCCTGGGGGGGGTGAGCGGCTACGAAGACGCGGCCACGGCCTTGGCCAAGGAAGCGCTGAGCCCCGCCAGCCACCTCTCCGTGG ACACCCGTGCCGTGGCGGCGCTGGCGCTGGCGTGCACCTACCACCGGACGGAGCGGCAAGATTTACAGCACCTGCTCTGGGAAGCGGTGTCGGTGGTGACCAACGGCTTCCTGGACGAGCAGGAGAAGAGGGATGGCATGATGGGGAACATCTACAGCATGGGGCTGGCCCTGCAG GCGCTGGGCTCCACGGCAATGTTTTACGCCCCGCGGGAGTGGGATTGCGCCCAAGCTTTCTCCGTGGTGTACGGCCACGACTACCGCCAGCCCATGGCCATCGCTCAGGTCCTGCCGGCCCTCGTGGGCAAATCCTACCTGGAGGCGGCTAGCCTGGAATGCACGGCCAGCAGCGGGATGTCCCCAAGCCTACAGTCCCTAAAGCTGGTTCCAATCGGGGTTCAGAAAG CCCACATCCAGGTGCACTACTCCATCATCAACACGCTGCAGGGCAAGCACTTCCACAAATCCATCTCCGTGCGGGTGCCGGCCGGCTCCACGCTGCTCcgggtgctgcaggcagctgagaaGAAGGAACCCGACGTCTTTAG CTTCCAGACGGAGCAGACGTCCTGGGGTCCCATGGTGGTCTCCATCCACGGGCTGGCCGCCAACCCGGAGGACAGGACCTACTGGCAGTTCCTCAGCGGGGAGGACGCCCTGCAGGAAG GGGTCGGCACTTACGTACCGGTGGACGGGGAGCACATCCAGGCCGTCTTCAGCACCTACTGA
- the LOC141741649 gene encoding zona pellucida sperm-binding protein 3-like: MKALRRRWFVLFFLAATAWARDALVSVTCGHAWLAVAVPAGLLGSRVAAGELTLGSGCGVTVVDGDGYRLEHPLRGCGTTLELLRDSIRYSNVLHYRPSAGGPVARARPFSLPVDCYYPRTGSVSSMAIQPTWVPFSFTVAHRRRLRFALDVYDSSWSSRLLQPSYSLGELINIQASVSADPPLPLRLFVDRCVATPSTAAAAGLRHEVIADNGCLLDGQLGRSRFLPQRGDGFLRFQLDTFLFPNASGSQIDLRCHLKAVAEGAASTAGKACSYDRLAAAWWSPNGDDCSCCGSPAGCGGLRRRRLAGGEGLLGEASVRLGPLGLLSALPTSSPDPTALPTSSPDPTAPKPSTAPSRRPSVPVVRGEKRDSGPALPVPAAMLAMVAMCSVLAAVAMAGCYCSLRRHRRQGGGTEVAPGEPCAVAMAPTGRGRAAPRSPPAPEDLAVV, from the exons ATGAAGGCTCTCAGGAGAAGGTGGTTTGTGCTCTTCTTCCTCGCAGCCACAGCCTGGGCACGGGACGCCCTGG TCTCGGTGACATGTGGCCACGCGTGGCTTGCGGTGGCGGTGCCGGCTGGCCTCCTGGGGAGCCGCGTGGCTGCCGGGGAGCTGACGCTGGGGTCCGGCTGCGGGGTGACCGTCGTCGACGGGGACGGATACCGGCTGGAACACCCCCTCAGGGGCTGCGGGACCACCCTGGAG CTCCTCCGGGACAGCATCCGCTACAGCAACGTCCTCCATTATCGCCCCTCGGCCGGGGGCCCCGTGGCTCGCGCCAGACCCTTCTCCCTCCCCGTGGACTGTTACTACCCCAG GACGGGCAGCGTTTCCTCCATGGCCATCCAgcccacctgggtcccctttAGCTTCACCGTCGCCCACCGGAGACGCTTGCGCTTCGCCCTGGATGTGTACGaca GTTCCTGGTCCTCccgcctgctccagcccagctaTTCCCTGGGGGAGCTGATCAACATCCAGGCGTCGGTGAGCGcggacccccccctgcccctcaggCTCTTCGTGGACCGGTGCGTGGCCACCCCCAGCACAGCGGCGGCCGCCGGGCTGAGACACGAGGTCATCGCTGACAACGG GTGCCTCCTGGATGGGCAACTGGGTCGTTCCCGCTTCCTCCCCCAGCGCGGAGACGGTTTCCTCCGCTTCCAGCTGGACACCTTCCTCTTCCCCAACGCCTCCGGCAGCCAG ATCGACCTCCGCTGTCACCTCAAGGCTGTGGCAGAGGGGGCTGCCAGCACCGCCGGCAAAGCCTGTTCCTACGACCGCCTGGCGGCCGCCTGGTGGTCCCCAAATGGGGACGACTGCTCGTGCTGTGGCTCTCCGGCCGGCTGCGGGGGCCTGCGGCGGCGCCGGCTGGCCGGCGGCGAAG GGCTCCTGGGGGAAGCCAGCGTCCGTCTGGGTCCCCTGGGGCTGCTCTCGGCGCTCCCCACATCGTCCCCGGACCCCACGGCGCTCCCCACATCGTCCCCGGACCCCACGGCGCCgaagcccagcacagccccgtcTCGCCGCCCCTCCGTCCCCGTGGTGCGGGGGGAGAAGAGGGACTCGG ggccGGCTCTCCCCGTCCCAGCCGCCATGCTGGCTATGGTGGCCATGTGTTCCGTCCTCGCCGCCGTGGCCATGGCCGGCTGCTACTGCTCGCTGCGGCGTCACCGGCGGCAGGGTGGGGGGACCGAGGTAGCCCCGGGGGAGCCCTGCGCTGTGGCCATGGCCCCCACCGGCCGTGGCCGGGCCGCCCCCAGGAGCCCCCCTGCTCCCGAGGACCTTGCCGTGGTGTGA
- the LOC141741650 gene encoding uncharacterized protein LOC141741650 isoform X3 — MQGMGSLRLGSRAVMYTAETLPKGKNRVMGTIQIMTGFMHIGFGIVLTMLTNVYTSVFVIGEIPFLGGVSFIISGCLSIGAEKSPTECAVKGSQTMNVISAIFALLGIVAFIVDLNLNGLYRSTFDYEGYLVLGTGSPSCCSSSPSWSSASPWPPPISGAEPLASALTRPCSSSPAPPGWTWRCHRLTCRSRPATPSWPPPKSNEVLPPPPPTPRTSAIPKMCPPHPLAPKPAPRAQACGILLSPRMDGTRWYPPPPPSSPTT; from the exons ATGCAGGGGATGGGGAGCCTGCGGCTGGGCAGCCGCGCCGTCATGTACACGGCAGAGACCCTGCCCAAGGGCAAGAACCGAGTGATGGGG ACCATCCAGATCATGACGGGCTTCATGCACATCGGCTTCGGCATCGTCCTGACGATGCTCACCAACGTCTACACCTCCGTCTTCGTCATCGGCGAGATCCCCTTCCTGGGCGGCGTGTCT TTCATCATCTCGGGCTGCCTCTCCATCGGGGCGGAGAAGAGCCCCACGGAGTGCGCG GTGAAGGGCAGCCAGACCATGAACGTCATCAGCGCCATCTTCGCTCTGCTGGGCATCGTCGCCTTCATCGTAGACCTCAACCTCAACGGGCTCTACCGCTCCACCTTCGACTACGAGGGCTATCTCGTCCTG GGAACGGGATCTCCATCGTGCTGCTCATCTTCACCATCCTGGAGTTCTGCATCGCCGTGGCCACCGCCAATTTCTGGTGCCGAGCCACTCGCCTCAGCTCTAACGAG gCCATGCTCATCGTCCCCAGCGCCACCCGGGTGGACCTGGCGGTGCCACCGGCTGACTTGCCGCAGCCGCCCAGCTACACCGAG CTGGCCGCCCCCGAAGTCTAACGaggtgctgccccccccgccccccaccccaaggACATCCGCCATCCCAAAaatgtgccccccccaccccctcgcccCCAAGCCGGCTCCCCGCGCCCAGGCCTGCGGCATCCTCCTCTCGCCGCGCATGGATGGGACGCGCTggtaccccccaccccccccctcgtCCCCCACAACCTGA
- the LOC141741650 gene encoding membrane-spanning 4-domains subfamily A member 12-like isoform X2 — translation MQGMGSLRLGSRAVMYTAETLPKGKNRVMGTIQIMTGFMHIGFGIVLTMLTNVYTSVFVIGEIPFLGGVSFIISGCLSIGAEKSPTECAVKGSQTMNVISAIFALLGIVAFIVDLNLNGLYRSTFDYEGYLVLLAGNGISIVLLIFTILEFCIAVATANFWCRATRLSSNEAMLIVPSATRVDLAVPPADLPQPPSYTELAAPEV, via the exons ATGCAGGGGATGGGGAGCCTGCGGCTGGGCAGCCGCGCCGTCATGTACACGGCAGAGACCCTGCCCAAGGGCAAGAACCGAGTGATGGGG ACCATCCAGATCATGACGGGCTTCATGCACATCGGCTTCGGCATCGTCCTGACGATGCTCACCAACGTCTACACCTCCGTCTTCGTCATCGGCGAGATCCCCTTCCTGGGCGGCGTGTCT TTCATCATCTCGGGCTGCCTCTCCATCGGGGCGGAGAAGAGCCCCACGGAGTGCGCG GTGAAGGGCAGCCAGACCATGAACGTCATCAGCGCCATCTTCGCTCTGCTGGGCATCGTCGCCTTCATCGTAGACCTCAACCTCAACGGGCTCTACCGCTCCACCTTCGACTACGAGGGCTATCTCGTCCTG CTCGCAGGGAACGGGATCTCCATCGTGCTGCTCATCTTCACCATCCTGGAGTTCTGCATCGCCGTGGCCACCGCCAATTTCTGGTGCCGAGCCACTCGCCTCAGCTCTAACGAG gCCATGCTCATCGTCCCCAGCGCCACCCGGGTGGACCTGGCGGTGCCACCGGCTGACTTGCCGCAGCCGCCCAGCTACACCGAG CTGGCCGCCCCCGAAGTCTAA
- the LOC141741650 gene encoding membrane-spanning 4-domains subfamily A member 15-like isoform X1 — translation MQGMGSLRLGSRAVMYTAETLPKGKNRVMGTIQIMTGFMHIGFGIVLTMLTNVYTSVFVIGEIPFLGGVSFIISGCLSIGAEKSPTECAVKGSQTMNVISAIFALLGIVAFIVDLNLNGLYRSTFDYEGYLVLLAGNGISIVLLIFTILEFCIAVATANFWCRATRLSSNEAMLIVPSATRVDLAVPPADLPQPPSYTEVIYHPKEQPT, via the exons ATGCAGGGGATGGGGAGCCTGCGGCTGGGCAGCCGCGCCGTCATGTACACGGCAGAGACCCTGCCCAAGGGCAAGAACCGAGTGATGGGG ACCATCCAGATCATGACGGGCTTCATGCACATCGGCTTCGGCATCGTCCTGACGATGCTCACCAACGTCTACACCTCCGTCTTCGTCATCGGCGAGATCCCCTTCCTGGGCGGCGTGTCT TTCATCATCTCGGGCTGCCTCTCCATCGGGGCGGAGAAGAGCCCCACGGAGTGCGCG GTGAAGGGCAGCCAGACCATGAACGTCATCAGCGCCATCTTCGCTCTGCTGGGCATCGTCGCCTTCATCGTAGACCTCAACCTCAACGGGCTCTACCGCTCCACCTTCGACTACGAGGGCTATCTCGTCCTG CTCGCAGGGAACGGGATCTCCATCGTGCTGCTCATCTTCACCATCCTGGAGTTCTGCATCGCCGTGGCCACCGCCAATTTCTGGTGCCGAGCCACTCGCCTCAGCTCTAACGAG gCCATGCTCATCGTCCCCAGCGCCACCCGGGTGGACCTGGCGGTGCCACCGGCTGACTTGCCGCAGCCGCCCAGCTACACCGAGGTGATCTACCACCCCAAAGAGCAGCCCACCTAG
- the LOC141742918 gene encoding membrane-spanning 4-domains subfamily A member 15-like: MAATTTVTDSGGMRIITEVIPATDPRAAQLTSASSPSTPAVSSFQVRGFRRAQPKALGTIHIFTGIIHICFGIILTVSEHGTLSLPVASGVLFWLGLLLLVSGSLLVESEKRDNILLVKICCVVNIGVILSTLVATLVHTTAIAHDIPGCENNMPYQLKAEWCFEAENKMLSNGLDSMFVIFCLLEFCAAVVALAFGYDAIKQHNYTRMAL, encoded by the exons ATGGCGGCCACCACCACGGTGACCGACTCCGGGGGCATGAGGATCATCACAGAGGTCATCCCGGCCACAGACCCCCGAGCGGCCCAGCTGACCTCCGCCTCCAGCCCGTCCACGCCTGCCGTGTCGTCGTTTCAAGTCAGAGGCTTCAGACGGGCTCAGCCCAAGGCGCTGGGG ACCATCCACATCTTCACCGGGATCATCCACATCTGCTTCGGGATCATCCTGACGGTGTCAGAGCATGGGACCCTTTCCCTCCCTGTCGCCAGCGGGGTCCTCTTCTGGCTTGGGCTCCTG CTCCTGGTCTCAGGCTCTCTGCTGGTGGAAAGCGAGAAAAGAGATAACATCTTGCTG GTGAAGATCTGCTGCGTCGTCAACATCGGGGTCATCCTGAGCACGCTGGTGGCCACCCTCGTCCACACCACGGCCATCGCTCACGACATCCCCGGCTGCGAGAACAACATGCCGTACCAGCTAAAAGCCGAATGGTGCTTCGAAGCTGAGAACAAG ATGCTGAGCAACGGGCTGGACTCCATGTTCGTCATCTTCTGCCTCCTGGAGTTCTGCGCGGCGGTGGTGGCCCTGGCCTTTGGCTACGACGCCATCAAGCAGCACAACTACACGCGCATG gcGCTGTAG
- the CCDC86 gene encoding coiled-coil domain-containing protein 86 — protein MEGERGAGPGPEEPSGEAPAPAPAPAPAPAPARRRRKAAKKRKEAVAAIPRGRPKSGRVWKDPGKKRFSHMIQDKALRTSWARKMKERQERKLVRDLARQLQEGKQREREEKKRRREENLKRRLENERKAEIVQVIRNPLKLKRAKKKQLRRVEKRDTLALLQKAPVRHKAATE, from the exons ATggagggggagcgcggggcgggcccgggcccTGAGGAGCCCAGCGGggaggccccggccccggccccggccccggccccggccccggccccggcccggcggcgtCGGAAAGCCGCCAAGAAGCGAAAGGAGGCGGTGGCGGCCATCCCGCGGGGCAGGCCCAAGTCGGGGCGGGTGTGGAAGGACCCCGGCAAAAAGAG GTTCTCACACATGATCCAGGATAAGGCCCTTCGCACCTCCTGGGCACGGAAAATGAAGGAGCGGCAGGAGAGGAAGCTCGTCCGGGATCTGGCGCGgcagctgcaggaggggaagcagagagagCGAGAG gagaagaagcggcggcgggaggagaaCCTGAAGCGGCGCCTGGAAAACGAGCGGAAGGCGGAGATTGTCCAAGTG ATCCGGAACCCGCTGAAGCTCAAGCGGGCGAAGAAGAAGCAGCTGCGGCGGGTGGAGAAGCGGGACACGCTGGCCCTGCTCCAGAAGGCGCCCGTGCGGCACAAAGCAGCCACGGAGTGA